One Phoenix dactylifera cultivar Barhee BC4 unplaced genomic scaffold, palm_55x_up_171113_PBpolish2nd_filt_p 000026F, whole genome shotgun sequence genomic window carries:
- the LOC103720365 gene encoding uncharacterized protein LOC103720365, protein MKCKRQQSREGDASIRLEIVEDPNGGNGKLVDYVGSTLFEPQTYTDPVRVPSDINSSGRNGNKANTDSTFQAPEKKLTLFALRLAILEKAASGLGTLAFIWATVVLLGGFAVLLEDKDFWFVTIILLIEGTRIFSRSHELEWQHQATWTLAAAGRHSLQAFKSSSRFLFQAIKAIFHPFSIIQPHGDSSRRPKESNQTMRETQKQVLLRMTRRTWYAPNVPLLPHPGWVFLSKNISRILISLQLLSATACVVLSLMRLIEQDYGEVGHEKDKRNRKPALNIFYGLALAEALMFLMEKTYWHCKVSYGKLLKHVSRECELGPSGIISIKRFFYDAYSKCISGSIFDGLKMDLVTFAKELVDSDYQDEQLIGVQMLQKFVTSNHFASETLRKLGTSTWVIERLIEMLNWKNPAEEEIRRCAAEIVSKLAGKKQNALRVAGIPGAMESISSLLHTARSYHAKPHEIDQRSIISDQTNYDSLAFNLLGLLILKKLAHDHDNCGKIGNARGLLPKIIDFTNASQSLLRNDQAPESQIKAVKRSLQVVKMLVSTTGNTGKMFRQEISEIVFTVSNIREILQYGENHMVLQKLGIEILTSLAMDETARETIGSTGGIIKLLLFIFFRPGFTENEHSVSDEAGEALAMLALENKRNCERILKEQRILERLIGALNNPVLQINASRILRNLCAYSGIECADSLRGVTAAIPTVLKAIMVEKEKLLEVSIGLATQICKFMGPTEYAEELERAGIKETDLVEKLVQILKEYSYPEIKVPRIRRFVIEQAIWMIKSHRNYIQLFKNLEMDKLLESVAETTSELECFHVFSGSVGLSKHRRSLSSVVDTAIEWMTNG, encoded by the exons ATGAAGTGTAAGAGACAACAATCCAGGGAAGGCGATGCAAGCATCCGACTGGAGATCGTTGAGGATCCAAATGGAGGCAACGGCAAACTGGTCGACTACGTGGGCTCGACCCTTTTCGAACCTCAGACATACACGGATCCTGTGAGAGTACCAAGTGATATCAACTCATCAGGACGAAATGGGAACAAGGCAAACACAGACAGCACATTTCAGGCGCCCGAAAAGAAGCTGACCCTCTTCGCCCTTCGCCTCGCAATCCTGGAAAAAGCTGCAAGTGGCCTTGGAACACTAGCATTCATCTGGGCCACAGTAGTTCTTCTTGGTGGGTTCGCCGTGCTGCTAGAGGACAAAGATTTCTGGTTTGTAACCATAATTCTTCTCATTGAAGGCACCAGAATCTTCAGCCGGAGCCATGAGCTCGAGTGGCAGCACCAGGCAACATGGACCCTTGCAGCGGCCGGACGTCACAGCCTCCAAGCATTCAAATCCAGCTCCCGCTTTCTCTTCCAGGCTATAAAAGCAATCTTCCATCCATTCTCCATCATCCAACCACACGGTGACAGCAGCCGGAGGCCTAAAGAGAGCAACCAAACCATGAGAGAAACCCAAAAACAAGTTCTTCTAAGAATGACACGACGAACATGGTATGCACCCAATGTTCCCCTTCTCCCTCATCCTGGCTGGGTCTTTCTATCGAAAAACATCAGCAGGATCCTTATATCGCTTCAGCTCTTATCGGCTACTGCCTGTGTTGTGCTTTCCTTGATGCGGCTCATTGAGCAGGATTATGGTGAGGTAGGCCAcgaaaaagacaaaagaaacaGGAAGCCAGCACTGAACATATTCTATGGGCTGGCTCTGGCCGAAGCCCTGATGTTCCTCATGGAGAAGACCTACTGGCACTGCAAGGTCTCATATGGCAAGTTACTGAAGCATGTAAGCCGGGAGTGTGAACTGGGACCGTCTGGGATCATATCGATCAAACGGTTCTTCTATGATGCATACTCTAAATGCATCAGCGGGAGCATCTTTGATGGCCTAAAGATGGATCTGGTGACTTTTGCCAAGGAGCTCGTGGACTCCGATTATCAGGATGAGCAACTCATCGGGGTGCAAATGCTGCAGAAGTTTGTAACAAGCAACCACTTCGCCTCCGAGACTCTGCGCAAGCTTGGCACCTCAACTTGGGTGATCGAGAGACTGATCGAGATGCTGAACTGGAAGAATCCAGCGGAAGAAGAGATCAGGCGATGTGCGGCGGAGATTGTGTCGAAGCTTGCCGGGAAGAAGCAAAATGCACTAAGAGTTGCTGGAATTCCAGGAGCAATGGAGTCGATATCATCCTTGCTGCATACCGCCCGGAGCTATCATGCCAAGCCCCATGAAATCGATCAGAGATCCATTATTTCTGACCAAACAAACTATGACTCTTTAGCTTTTAATCTACTGGGTCTGTTGATTCTGAAAAAACTTGCTCATGATCATGATAATTGTGGGAAGATCGGGAATGCCAGAGGCCTCCTGCCGAAGATCATAGACTTCACAAATGCTAGCCAGAGCTTGCTGCGAAACGACCAAGCACCGGAGTCCCAGATCAAAGCAGTGAAGAGGTCTCTCCAAGTGGTCAAGATGTTGGTGAGCACGACCGGAAACACCGGGAAAATGTTCCGGCAGGAAATCTCAGAGATTGTCTTCACAGTGAGCAACATCAGGGAGATCCTGCAGTATGGAGAGAACCACATGGTGCTGCAGAAGCTGGGGATTGAGATTTTAACGAGCCTGGCAATGGATGAAACTGCAAGGGAGACGATTGGGAGCACAGGTGGAATTATTAAGCTGCTGCTATTTATCTTCTTCAGACCAGGATTTACAGAAAATGAGCACTCAGTGAGCGATGAAGCAGGGGAGGCGCTGGCAATGCTGGCACTGGAAAACAAGAGGAACTGCGAGCGGATCCTGAAGGAGCAGAGGATTTTGGAGCGGCTCATTGGCGCACTAAATAATCCAGTGCTCCAAATAAATGCTTCAAGAATCCTTCGAAACTTGTGTGCATACTCTGGAATTGAATGTGCTGACAGCCTCAGGGGAGTCACTGCTGCCATACCTACT GTGTTGAAAGCTATTATGGTTGAGAAAGAGAAACTACTAGAGGTATCAATTGGGCTTGCCACACAGATCTGCAAATTCATGGGTCCTACAGAATATGCTGAGGAACTTGAACGAGCCGGCATTAAAGAGACTGACCTTGTGGAGAAGCTGGTACAGATACTAAAAGAATACAGTTACCCAGAAATTAAGGTTCCGAGAATAAGAAGGTTTGTTATTGAACAAGCAATTTGGATGATAAAATCTCACAGAAATTATATACAGTTATTCAAGAATTTGGAAATGGATAAGCTACTGGAGAGTGTAGCAGAAACCACATCAGAGCTCGAGTGCTTTCATGTTTTTTCTGGTAGTGTTGGACTAAGCAAGCACCGTAGATCTCTCTCCTCCGTTGTAGACACAGCAATTGAGTGGATGACCAATGGTTAA